acattcaaaaatgtgttttgtacaCTGAAAATAACTAGTGCAAGATTCACTTTGAAAtgattttcactcagaaattgctagtaaatttacaaagaaatggcaaataacacattgaattGAACATAATTTTTTGAAGTAAATTAGTATTTTCTTAAACATATtccaatttgttttatttacaatatatatatatatttatttatcaatatatataaatatatccatttatttttttcaggcaTGTCACAAATGTCACAGGCAAGTCAAAATGTAagaatttttttacatattctACATGATTTGgtgctttaaaatatttaatagctGTTAAATGTCGTAATctaccttttacattttttgttttgttttgttttagtcaaAAACGGAGGAGGTGAACTATGCAGCATTAACATTTGCTCACAATCAGAGGAAAACTAAACAGAGATCGAAAGTAGATCAAGAGTCGCAGGTAATATACGGAGTTATGAGAAATCAAGAGAATTAGTGGATTTGAAATGATcatctaaaataatttaatcttGCAAGGAATTAACCTACAGTATAACCAATTCAAAGaaattttttttctaacaattaaaatgctaaatgcTAGTTTTGACCTGTATAATTTGTGCTGTGAAGTAAATATGCTGTGTACTAGAACAGTCTTCAATACAATATTTCTGTTGTAACTAGTTTTCGATCAAGTTCTTGTGTAGTAATGTTTCACACGCATGAATTCCAGTGTACTTCTTTGACAAAGATACTTTTTTCttgatattcttttttttttattgcaaccATTTTGTCTTTTACATCACCCAGTGTGAAGCAtgtttgtacagtatgtgtgcgcgtgtgtttttgaacaaaatatTACTCAAAAGAATATAAGAACACAACTGGAGTtgaaaacattaacatttatttattgattaagaggttatacattttatgataaatatggtattttattgtattattggcAAAGATACTATGATTCAAATTGCATTtctatacataaatacaaaatcTGAGGTAGGGCCTCAAGGATTAatgacaattaaaataaattatgccttttcatatatgtttattttcttctttttatatgttttttttttcttttatccgGCACAGGATTCAAAATCtagatatttttcatatttatactcTACAATTCAACTCAAATGATGCCATGATCTGTTGGAGGTACATATCTGTATCCATAGGCAGATTTCCCTCAtgtaaaacacacagaaatatATGACATTACCCAAGTAATAAGAAATTTTACCTATGCTCCGATAGGTCCACAGTAAAGTGCCAAATGACACGACATACATTACAATATAGACTGACCACATAATGACTGATTGGAAGCTACTCTGTATCGTTATTCTGAAACACACATAATAGTTTATTACCAGAGGACATCTATAAGGCCAAAGGTTACCTGAAGATGTCATATAACATATTGACACACATCAATAATGACCACTAAATGAAGGATGAGTGGCAGTATCTCAGTCTCCAAAATACACAgaataatatatttcatttcttcatataggctatttgtatatatatatacgtatatatatatatatatatatatatatatatatatatgtctttTCTTTTAGAATATATGTTcttttttaagcttttattttcagAACCCTTTGAAAAGTTCTCCTTCTTTGGTTGCCTACTGCCCAGTGTCGCCCTGTAGGTAGGAAGAGGTGGCAAACTCAGCTGCAGCTGCTAAGCGAGGGACACATTCGAGAAAAGGAGCGTAAAGGGGAAGCATACATGGACAAATCATCCACAGCAACACAAACAGCACATGCAAGACCGTTacctattatttttttcccacagaATATTCGTTACGTGAAAGGGCTTTTAACAATAGCTCTCAGACAGACGTACAGCAACACAAGGACTAACAGAAACTCCATCCAGAACCTTAAATATTACAACGATCACAGCAGCCGTCTACTATTCGTGTGCTTTGTATACTGTTTGTTGTGCTACATAACCCAGAGCTTCTATTCGAGTAAAATCAGCTCTTGCAGATAAAACAATGCAATGAATAGGAAAACCTCAAACTGACTGCCAGGCTGCATTTGACCACGTCTGGATGGTCGGATAAGTATAAATCTAAACATTAAGCGCTGCATATTATtccacacattcacacacacatatactacaCAGAGAGTAAGATTAAACATGTATCAGAAAAAGCGTCTCTTTTCTGACACTAATATACTGAGGaataccttttttctttttatgttttataaatgcGTTATATTTAAGGTGATTAGTGTAGTATCCGCATATTACATGGCTTTTGAAACGTAGCATGCCCAGGCAAAGTCTCAGTGTTATTACTTGCATTGCGTGGGCAGTGTGGCTCTTTTCACTAACTAAATCATATGCACAGTACTAATCGTTTAGGTATACATTCTGaactaacaaataaaataagttttttttttgttttttttaatttaggcttttttaTGACTGTGGTGGTGGAGAATAACCTCTCATTTTTATGTGGCGTTTAATCAAAGTGCTTTTTGTAGTGCTTCAACTGATCAGCACAACAAGTtagcatacatatatatatatatatatatatatatatatatatataataactcTAACTACTCAACTCTAAGTAACAAAACTGTTGCTAAAGCAATACTATGAAAGCATTTTATCTGTAACCATATTTACAGTCCAGAAGCTGGAAATGATATATAAGGATTCAAACTGTCAATATATGGCATAATATTCTGAAAATGTCCACTTTTACAAATCATATAGAGAATTGGTTAtatgtagggctgcacgataatgATTAAATGGTTACTCACGGTTAATTTATttgcttaaaatatatatatttttaatttcatctgaATTATTGCACTTTCACATAAGCACAAATTAAGAGAAAGTCAACTCCCATGGCTTGCTCACGGATTTAATCGCAGCAAACAGCACAAACGGCTGCTTGAAAGAAACCAGACTGGTTGTATTGCACTTTTATTTGAGCACAATATCTCAATAGAATATCTCTAAACTCCAACCTACATGTTTGCTGGTGTTTTCAGCTCATCTGTGCTTTTTTTCCCGTAATCTAGAGAGAGCGTGCACATGGTTAGGAAGATTCAGTAAACCAcgtatcaatttaaaaaaaaaaaatactctgaTTGGGGTATTTAAACTGTTGAAATCTGGCAACAGCAACCATGAACGGAAGCTTGCTGCTAGTGCAAGATAATGCAAATGCTAAATTAAATAGAAAGCAGGCAAATATCACAGGCGATTATGCTTAATAAATCAAGAGAAGCAGAAATCATGATCACGATTAAAATACGACtcatcgtgcagccctagttatATGTAAATCACATCAAGTTTCCACAAATATGTTCAATTCTAATCCAACATCTACTAAGGTTGATGGAATGGAGTAATACCTGAGACCCTGTTTCATGAAGGCGAACAGACAAACAGatggaaaacattttaaaaaaggagTGTGGTCCCCAAGCACAGGATTTCAggtgaaaaactttttttttctaatctaCATATCCTCTGCAAGcaattgttaaaaatattgtGTAAGCTAGTTGAAGTTtctaaaatatacactttttatgAGACGATTGGTTTGCCACACATACCACACTCCTTGTTTTTCctctatttttcttttgtgtacTCCACTATAACGGCGTACTGCATAAGAATAGGAGGATTCACAAAGTCTATGAACAGATCACGACACAAACTCCAAAGCATACTCTATAATATTAGTATACATACATAACTGCTAGTTGGCTGTTGAGAACTACTCTAAACAACATTGAAAGGTATTATTACAGTTTTGCATGGCTAGGTTTTCTTGAAGACAGGGATGGATCTATACTACTGGAGCCTACACTATGAGTTTGGCTTCTATAACATTGTAGAGATATTTCCGACAGGTTAGTAAAAGAGTAGGATAGCTTATAATTCACAGAGACTGAAATGTGCTCACTTCCCTCCATAATGTAGTACGATTGGTTTAATTAGCACTATACTATGCGGTATTTTATAAACAGAGGAAGTCTGAGGCACAAGGTACAGCTATAAGTGGACATAAGTGGAGAGCGATAGTATGATACCAGAAAAGAGTTCGAGTTCACTGTGCACTACTCAGCAGTTTATCTCATTATGTTTGCTACATTTAAGAGATGACAAGCAAATAGAcaagaaatataaatgttattctcttcattattttctttttaacatCAGCAGTCACTTCGGAatgaaaaactaattaaaaaacaaccaCTGCATGATGCACAATCAGTCAAATATTGCCTCAGCAGTTGCAACTGCATCATTATATTGCCTCTGAGAAAAAGGTTCAGCTGGGATCGGTGTATCAGAATGTGCGCGAAAGACCCACTCTCAGACTGACTACGAATATTtattcagaaaacaaaaaaatcataggGAGTTGTCTGTGCTTTCCACCTGAAAAACCCCTCTAAAAGTGTCAGAAGAGGGGGGAATATGGCTGAAAGAGAACGCTATGGAAAAGAGGGGAGGTTGAAAAGGGAAAGAGTTTGACGTGAGTGCAGGTCTCACCCTCAGAGGCCTCTGGGAGTTTCACACTCACAGGGAATTGAGGAGGATTATTGATATTGGGCTGATAGCTGGAAATCTTTGGGGGGAAGTTTGAGGCCAAGGGAGTTGGTGCCTAGAGGGTCAATCATGTTCTTGTAGCGTTCCCCGCGGTGTTTCATCAGGAATGGACCCCAGTCGGGTTGAGGAGAGCACACCAACTTTAGACGCTGCAGAGAATGAGAAGGAGCATCTAAATTGCATGCTGGGTGCTTGGTTTGCATCCTAGatattgattaatttattaCGTTTAAAATAGAATTGAATAGAATTACTGAAAAAGTCTCACTTTGATtcattattttgatgttaacaTTGTTCATGTGTATAAAACATGTTGTTTTATTATCCATGAGATTGCgataattctttataattattatgcatGCAAAAATTTAGTTCTTACCAGAGttattgaatataaaaataaaaccataaaaatatttttttcattacttgaaataaaaattaactgaaacaaaatgcaatttCTAAAAAGTTCTGTCTAAGTTTCTAAACAAACAATTTCAGctatttgccaaggcaacatttcttattttcattcagttaaactgaaataaaaatgaataaactatatagacaaattaaaaaaagatgaactaaaaaactaaaaaaaatggacaaaaacagcacaatttctaaactttaactaaaatgaaaacaaaaaatgtaaaagtaaaaactaattcaaaatattagtaaaactataatagtatctcaatgaaattaaaatagcaCTGGCTCTCACCACAGGACTAAATACAATGAATAAATGATAGCATAAGGTTATTAAAATGGTGAAAAACTTTGGGCAAAAAAACGGAAAGGACCTGGAATTAAACACTTTTCCTAAAATGTTAATTAACGAGCCATCTACTTATTGAAAAGCAATACTGAGCAATTTTTAATAACACTGAAATAGAAAACAACCCAAACATCTTTCCCTTACCTCAATTAACGATCCAGGTGCAAGGTGCATCTTAATAACAAACATGATGGGAATCCATATGACAGAACAGATGACCATAAGCCAGCCCATAACCATAGACCAGGTCGGATAAGTGTAATCCTCATATGTCATCACCTTCCACTGGTACAGACTAAGTGCTAAGATAAActagagagacagagagagcgaAAGGGTCAGTGGCAGCAATAACCAAAAGTAATAGCGCGGATGAATTTGTGCATGCAACAACAGTGGATGTGTGTCAAGAATGGTCATATAAGGTATAAGGTGAACATACTGTGAGAATAGTTGGTGTGACAAAGGCCCAGCAGATTCTCCAAAACTTGTTTGGCTGGAACCCAATCATCATCTCAATGTCCTCACAGAACCGCTGTAGTCCTGCACCACAAATACAAGGAAGGAAGAAATCAACGGGCATTAAGATTTTAGCATTTAAACCTATTCATTACTGCCtgcttgtttgtttaattattcgtaattttctttttcattaccTAAAAATCTGATTCCTGCTGTGCACTAAAATAAATGACTGGAGTAAGTCTAAAAGACAAATGATCATAATTTTGTAAACTCACCATAAATGTACGAGATTCCAATCAGTTCAAATATGGCAATGATGACCAGAGAGTAAGAGGCTGCATAAGTGTCCACCAGCTGAAGCATGTACATTCCACTCTGtgcatgaaaacacacacaaacacacacatgcatatttaaaataaaaataaatgagacctaatctaaaaaaaatcacccAGTGAATCActttaactaaaaaaacaaactaactAACATTAATTCCAGACCTTTCCAATTATCTGCTTTAGGAATTCCATTCCGGTCTATTTACTTTCCTATTtacttgttattttttattattgtttaccAGAGAGCTGCTTTAATTAAAGTGTGCTATAAAGGTAAAGTTCTTGCAGATGGGAATAAGAGTAAATGTCCTACCTCAGTGATCATGGGAAAACCCAGCACAAAAAAGGACAAACAGCAAACCAAAGTGAACAGAGGCTTGTGTTTGCGCAGGTACTTGGGGAACTCATCAGAAACAGACGTCACTATAGTTTCTATGGTGGCAAACTGGAGAGGAACGAAAGTGTGAACGAAAAGCGATTTAGTTATTGACtgtattttattctgtgatcaCATTACTGAAGAAAACTGTAAATCGTACAATTTATGATTTCCATTACCATAGTATCCAGACCAAGGGTAAGCAGCATGAGGAAGAAGATGATGGCCCAGAATGGTGACAAGGGCAACCTAGTCAGAGCCTCTGGATAGACCACAAAAGCAATCCCTggacctacacacacacacaaaaaaaaagagcataCTTACAGACCAGACAGATCAAATGACTTTTAGGTCAGATGAAAGTGAAAACAATGACGATATGATGAGTTTTgtgtatttagaaaaaaatgaaaaaaacacagcaaacagaCATCTGATCATAGTTAATCATAGCTCACCAGccacaaacacatgcattcaTACTACCTACCTTCATCTGCCACACTTTCAATTGGGACTTTGAGCTCATGAGCCATGAAGCCAATAactgaaaaaatgacaaaaccagCAAAAATACTTGTGGCACTGTTAGTACACGCCACAATGAGAGTATCCCTGCAAAACAAAGAGACAGAGCACATTGTGTAATCTTACATCATAAATAATCAACCATAATGCATACTTTGAACAGATGTGTCTACTGAATGTGTACAATGTGtaatcttttgtgacattataaatgtctttactgtcacttttgaccaatgcatcctgaaaaaaaactattaatggctttcaaataaataaataaataatatatcttactgaccctaacatttaaacagtagtgtattctAAAATGACACAGCTGGCTACCTGTAACAGTTGTTGTGGAACTTATTGTAGGACGAGAGGGTTATAAGACCACCCCATGCTGCAGACAGAGAGAAGAAAATCTGCGTAGCAGCATCCTTCCACACCTACAGTGAAAAagagcaaaagaaagaaagaaagaccaATGGAGGAAGAGAAATAAGAAGCATTCTGGAGaagaatatgtaatattttaccatcaaatataataaataaaaatgcaccaTTCTTTTTATTACCTTGGCATCATTGAGTTTTTCCCATTTGGGTGTTATGAAGTAAAGGATCCCAGAACCGGCTCCAGGCAGAGTGACCCCTCGGATCAAGAGGATGACCAACACCACATAGGGGAACGTGGCAGTGAAATACACCACCTGAAAACAGGTACAAACAACGtgtttgtgaaatataaaagaCTTTTACTGACCAAAATTCAGAAAGTAAAACACATATACAATATTTTGACAATCTTTTGCTTTTCTTACAAGCTTAGAAATCATTATTAACCTATCTAATATTTCTTAAgccaaaacacacatttactcTGTGATACTGGGAATATTCCTATTTAACTGCTAATCACTTACAGTTTTGTCTGATGTTCCTGCCAAATGATAATAATGTCACGAAGGCTTACTTTTAACCTGTTCTATTTGACGGAAACTTTCCAAGAAAGAAACTCtgctaataaatataataaattaccaAACCTGACTTTAGACGCATAATTACTTGTCTTGACACCCACATTCAccacattttacaaaaacaataagcagcacaactgtttataacatacaatatataacaataataaatatttattgagcacatatcagcatattagaatgatttctgaagggtcccGTGACATCTTTTCACTGGTCCCGAATGAGGCCTGCTGTGCTTCTCTCTTAATAACTATAGTACATAGAGGAGAATAAGGAGAGAAAATAGTCAACCTGTTTTCTTACCTTCCCTGAAGACTTGATCCCTTTAGCCAAAGAGGCATAAACAATAAGCCAGGCCAGAAACAGACAAGCAGCCAAGGGCCAACGGATGTCACCTGGGTATTCAATACCCTTAGAAATATGCAATACATTATACCTGTCAAGAAATCAGGGCGATTAGCATCCAGTTCATCTAAAAAATTACACACAGAACACCTctaaacacacagacagacggGTAGATAGAAAAGCACACTTACTTGAAATACTCCTCACTAGGGCTGACATAGGTTTTATTGTCCATTGTGACATTTAACAGTTTACTTAAATTCCCGACAGCATTTGCAGATAAACAGAATGTAGTGTTCTTGACTGATGTGATGTTTCTGTCCCTTAGTATACAGGAGTCTGGCCAGAAGAAACAATGACAGAACTTGGAATGAACGCGGAAAAAAGTTCCTGTTTTCCATCGTCATTCTCTGCCTAACTGAAAAACAGCCTTAAAACAAATTAAGTCaacgaaataaatcaaacgTCGTACAAAAAGGCCTAAGAAGTTCACACACAACTGTAATCATACTGTACACAACTTTTTGGATTCATGCAAATTTAGAGGCGCTACCAAAtacaacatgttcctggatcaatcCTGGAAcattccaatcaaccaatcagaatgaaCTTTTGAGGAAATGTCCGTTTTAGGCTTACAATCAGGGTTAGGTGCTTCTACACCCTTGTTAATCAGCTATCATTTCTCTCTGACTTgataggtttaggggtagggatTGGGTTAAATCTATACTTTTGGACagtaatgttgatccaggaacatgtcttacttggcaaaatcacggcGACCCTGCTCAAACAGGCCACGAGGTGGCAGTGCATCTCACTGCGGCATTGCACCAACTCTTACAGTAAATTTGTCAAGCAAGCAGATTTTCTGCTGAATTCACCAAAAGCACGACATTGAGAAAAGCGTTTTAAAACGAATTAAAACGTAAAAAATGTCAGCAAATTCAATCAAACGCATAATGAAACACCagaaattttattcaaattagaTTTTAAGCAAAACTCATTCCGATAAGTTTagcaaacagcatttatttcactaatCGCACCTTTCAATGTGACAcaataattctaaataaaatacacaaaacaaaatctATTCTTAATTCATGATggtactaaaatgaaaaaagcacTTGATTTTACAGTTTCTGTagctgacaaaaaaacaaacaaaaaaaatctgtcaagtCATCAAATAAGAACTTTTGGAGCAATGGGGAGAAACAGTTGCATTTGGGGTATAAAAAGAGCAGGATGACACTGAATAACCTAAATTGAGTGGTAGGCTACTTAATTCCTGAAATACAGGTTGCGCATTGCGCATTTTAGTTAGAAAAAAAAGGGGTGTTGGGGGGTGGACTCacagggagagagggagagagagagagaaagagagagagagacgctcATCCTTACCCAAAAGCAGCATGTCTTTGTCTTTGCACTCGACGGTGTTCCATTCATTTTTACAGGTGGCCCATGGCAGTGCCTCCTTCAACGAAGCGAACAGGTAGTACAATGTCCAgcacataataatattatagtatATGGCTATCAAGACAGATATTATCAACATGGCAATCCCGCAACCTATAATAACAAAATGAAACCAGATAATAGAAATTACACTTAAAGCAGTCGGAAAGTCGATTACCAGTTCACTGGAAACACTAATATGACACATTAGCACAAACAAACATTGCTCATAACGAAGCATCAGTTAATAAAGTAACGTCAGTTTACCTTGTAGAGCTGGGATCATTTTCCATACTGACACCGGGCCTTGGCTGGCGAACTGACCCAAAGACACCTCCAACAAAAATATAGGTATACCGGCGAGGCCTAACATGATTAGGTAAGGTATCAAAAACGCACCTATACAAAAAGAGAGAACAGCTGCTATTGAAAAAGTCATGATTCAGgagtgtataataataataaaatacgaACAATAAGCATATTAAAGTTTGAATTATAGATgttcttatatttttaattaacataaacatataatatataacgaATAATATTATCTTATAATATTATAACAAGATAGGCTAAtagataataaacacaataaatattaaacataatacAATAACACACTATTAATGTGTACAAATAATACCTAATCTTTCGTTGCCCTTATAATTcgtacattaaaataaaatcggTGAAATTATAAAacgaattttttattttttaacagaaaataaaatcgcCTCTAACGAAAGTTTATATGTGTGTTTACTACGCATTGACATTCCGACTCATTTTCGATAAAAATCAATCTGTAGTAGAACAAATATATTTCCTAATATTTTCTAATATGATGGCCCTTGATTGTTTCTCACCTCCACCATTCTGGAAAGCAAGATATGGGAATCTCCACACATTTCCCAAACCCACGGCATATCCCACCATGGACAGAATAAAATCCAGTTTGTTGGACCAGTTCCCCCGGGCCTTATTCTCATCTcctccatcatcatcatcctggAAGAACAGTCCACTAAGTATTTATGATCGAATGTTGGCTgctgtatacattttaatagatATTCCACTTTTAACGACAATCATCAGATCATGGGGTCATTATAATTATAGAGgcatcaacatttaaaaaaaaaaaaaaatgttccccTCCCCAAATTTTTTTGCCTCGTTTCCGTGACCTGGGAATAAAGGGGTCGCCCTTGGCTCTAATGAAACACCCCCAGGGGAATTGTACCATAAGCAGATTCTTATGCAACACATTATCCTTCAACACAACCAGTCATCAGAAACCAATCTCTGAGGACAATAAACCTCACAATTCACAGACATACATGCAGAGCTCAGCATCTTCATTTCCAACCATGAAGCAAATGTTGTAAGTTAACTCTTGATCTGGGGGGGGGGATACTTCATTGGCAATGCAGTATCCTAATACATAGCTTTGATGTACTCAGGTTCCTTGACACATCCTCTCACTCGACCTGTTCGTGAAAACTGCTGTAATTATTGTGCTGTCAGAAAGAATCACTATCACTGTTCAAATCTTTCCAGAATAGAAACAGATTTCGTTTCGCTGCTCACTTTTGAGAGACTAAAGAACAATGTCCTTATATCCAAAACACTTTTATGACTAAAATGAGAGCCGTATATCACAAATGACAATAGCCGTCTTGAGTTTTAACTCCTGAAGCACATTGCATAGAATACATAACCGAACCTACACCGTTATTTTAGACAGTAAAAACGGTCCAAATAAAGTTAAAACAAAAGGTTCTAAGGTCTTAAATTTgactacatatttatatatgtgcaTATGTGTTTTAAACGTTTCAGTAACGGTAAAATCCTACGAAAAACTACAAGTTAGTCACAGCGCATTTTTATCTGTCGCCAAAAACGTCAGCGAATAGATTTTGGCTGGgaggtaaccatagcaacagtacGCCGCACCAAATAACCGTCACTACTTATCGCTAAGTGTACATTTAAATATCACAATAAAAcgctatatattttttaaagaataaaagtgCTTGTGGTGGCGCCAAATGGCAGTTTCGCTCGAGT
The sequence above is a segment of the Onychostoma macrolepis isolate SWU-2019 chromosome 07, ASM1243209v1, whole genome shotgun sequence genome. Coding sequences within it:
- the slc6a5 gene encoding sodium- and chloride-dependent glycine transporter 2 isoform X1; this translates as MDFSEHGEMLRQPSNSIPPQPSGGAVGATTTNKPENGTPVPQPPPVNERKTFCPSENKPCEMEANKAYGTFKNAAPGPTFAPVNSAVRKDSVGKMDGSTGKATSDFMSNNQSAVRIAAEHNNTTGDWTSMSQTTIILGTDGNTSVLPGTVTGDDDDGGDENKARGNWSNKLDFILSMVGYAVGLGNVWRFPYLAFQNGGGAFLIPYLIMLGLAGIPIFLLEVSLGQFASQGPVSVWKMIPALQGCGIAMLIISVLIAIYYNIIMCWTLYYLFASLKEALPWATCKNEWNTVECKDKDMLLLDSCILRDRNITSVKNTTFCLSANAVGNLSKLLNVTMDNKTYVSPSEEYFKYNVLHISKGIEYPGDIRWPLAACLFLAWLIVYASLAKGIKSSGKVVYFTATFPYVVLVILLIRGVTLPGAGSGILYFITPKWEKLNDAKVWKDAATQIFFSLSAAWGGLITLSSYNKFHNNCYRDTLIVACTNSATSIFAGFVIFSVIGFMAHELKVPIESVADEGPGIAFVVYPEALTRLPLSPFWAIIFFLMLLTLGLDTMFATIETIVTSVSDEFPKYLRKHKPLFTLVCCLSFFVLGFPMITESGMYMLQLVDTYAASYSLVIIAIFELIGISYIYGLQRFCEDIEMMIGFQPNKFWRICWAFVTPTILTFILALSLYQWKVMTYEDYTYPTWSMVMGWLMVICSVIWIPIMFVIKMHLAPGSLIERLKLVCSPQPDWGPFLMKHRGERYKNMIDPLGTNSLGLKLPPKDFQLSAQYQ
- the slc6a5 gene encoding sodium- and chloride-dependent glycine transporter 2 isoform X2, producing MLRQPSNSIPPQPSGGAVGATTTNKPENGTPVPQPPPVNERKTFCPSENKPCEMEANKAYGTFKNAAPGPTFAPVNSAVRKDSVGKMDGSTGKATSDFMSNNQSAVRIAAEHNNTTGDWTSMSQTTIILGTDGNTSVLPGTVTGDDDDGGDENKARGNWSNKLDFILSMVGYAVGLGNVWRFPYLAFQNGGGAFLIPYLIMLGLAGIPIFLLEVSLGQFASQGPVSVWKMIPALQGCGIAMLIISVLIAIYYNIIMCWTLYYLFASLKEALPWATCKNEWNTVECKDKDMLLLDSCILRDRNITSVKNTTFCLSANAVGNLSKLLNVTMDNKTYVSPSEEYFKYNVLHISKGIEYPGDIRWPLAACLFLAWLIVYASLAKGIKSSGKVVYFTATFPYVVLVILLIRGVTLPGAGSGILYFITPKWEKLNDAKVWKDAATQIFFSLSAAWGGLITLSSYNKFHNNCYRDTLIVACTNSATSIFAGFVIFSVIGFMAHELKVPIESVADEGPGIAFVVYPEALTRLPLSPFWAIIFFLMLLTLGLDTMFATIETIVTSVSDEFPKYLRKHKPLFTLVCCLSFFVLGFPMITESGMYMLQLVDTYAASYSLVIIAIFELIGISYIYGLQRFCEDIEMMIGFQPNKFWRICWAFVTPTILTFILALSLYQWKVMTYEDYTYPTWSMVMGWLMVICSVIWIPIMFVIKMHLAPGSLIERLKLVCSPQPDWGPFLMKHRGERYKNMIDPLGTNSLGLKLPPKDFQLSAQYQ